From a region of the Synechococcus sp. PCC 7502 genome:
- the ahcY gene encoding adenosylhomocysteinase: MTVSPLSPSQVTSQTTKPETKCEIKDIGLASLGRQRIEWAGREMPVLKKIRDRFAIEKPLNGIRISACCHVTTETANLAIALKAAGADAVLIASNPLSTQDDVAACLVADYGIPVYAIKGEDNATYSRHVQIALDHRPNIIIDDGSDVTTALVVERSHQLSEVIGTTEETTTGIVRLKAMFRDGKLTFPAIAVNDAETKHFFDNRYGTGQSTLDGIIRATNILLAGKVIVVAGYGWCGKGVADRAKGMGASVIVTEINPVRAIEAAMDGFRVMPMTEAAKLGDIFITVTGNKHVIRGEHFAVMKDGAIIANSGHFDVEIDLVALESQSVSSSFVRNFTQEYRLKTGKSIVVLGEGRLVNLAAAEGHPASVMDMSFANQALAAEYLVKNQGKLEAGIINLPPEIDQEIASLKLAAMGIAIDTLTETQISYINSWTEGT, translated from the coding sequence ATGACAGTTTCACCCTTAAGCCCCAGTCAAGTAACCAGTCAAACCACCAAACCTGAAACCAAGTGCGAAATTAAAGATATTGGTCTTGCAAGTCTGGGCAGACAACGGATTGAATGGGCAGGTCGGGAAATGCCAGTACTTAAAAAAATTCGCGATCGCTTTGCTATAGAAAAACCCCTTAACGGTATTAGAATCTCCGCTTGCTGCCACGTTACTACTGAAACTGCTAACTTGGCGATCGCCCTTAAAGCTGCTGGGGCTGATGCCGTCTTAATTGCTAGTAATCCTCTTTCCACCCAAGATGATGTAGCTGCTTGCTTAGTTGCAGATTACGGTATTCCTGTCTATGCCATTAAGGGTGAAGACAATGCCACCTATAGTCGTCACGTTCAAATTGCCCTAGATCACCGCCCCAATATTATTATTGATGATGGTAGTGATGTGACTACAGCTTTGGTAGTCGAGCGTTCTCATCAATTATCTGAAGTCATTGGTACCACTGAAGAAACCACCACTGGTATTGTTCGCCTTAAGGCAATGTTTAGAGATGGTAAGCTTACCTTCCCTGCGATCGCTGTTAATGATGCTGAAACCAAGCATTTCTTTGATAACCGCTACGGTACTGGTCAATCTACCCTCGATGGCATTATCCGTGCTACCAATATTTTGTTGGCAGGTAAGGTAATTGTAGTTGCTGGCTATGGCTGGTGTGGTAAAGGTGTCGCTGATCGGGCTAAGGGTATGGGTGCTAGTGTAATCGTTACGGAAATTAATCCCGTGCGGGCGATCGAAGCAGCGATGGATGGTTTCCGAGTTATGCCTATGACTGAAGCTGCCAAACTTGGAGATATTTTTATTACTGTTACGGGAAATAAGCACGTTATTCGGGGTGAGCATTTCGCAGTAATGAAAGATGGAGCCATCATTGCCAACTCTGGACACTTTGATGTTGAAATTGACCTAGTTGCATTAGAATCACAATCAGTAAGTAGCAGTTTTGTGCGGAACTTTACCCAAGAATATCGCCTCAAAACTGGTAAATCTATTGTCGTTTTGGGAGAAGGTAGACTGGTAAATCTGGCAGCAGCGGAGGGACATCCTGCTAGTGTTATGGATATGAGTTTTGCCAACCAGGCTTTAGCGGCAGAGTATCTTGTCAAGAATCAAGGAAAGTTGGAAGCAGGAATCATTAATCTCCCCCCTGAAATTGATCAAGAAATTGCAAGCCTGAAACTGGCAGCTATGGGTATTGCGATCGATACTTTAACTGAAACCCAAATCAGTTATATCAACTCTTGGACTGAAGGAACATAG
- a CDS encoding DUF4330 domain-containing protein encodes MKFALGSFYMAILDQQGRLFGKLSIVDVGAIAVISVSLVGLFLVPSNTGTSIAQIVTAETKPVEVEIMVRGLTVVDADNLIKAGERPNIIIRNQPRGQVTVKAVKVLVPKIPVPKADGTVNIITDPRLEETYSRDFAVTLGANAKITSDGVILESEKVKVGTPIEIESAKYIMRGSVMAVRY; translated from the coding sequence TTGAAGTTTGCATTAGGTAGTTTTTATATGGCAATTTTAGATCAACAAGGGCGATTGTTTGGCAAGCTTAGTATTGTCGATGTGGGAGCGATCGCTGTAATTTCCGTAAGTCTAGTTGGACTATTTCTAGTACCTTCCAATACTGGTACCTCGATCGCTCAAATCGTCACTGCCGAAACCAAGCCCGTAGAAGTAGAAATTATGGTTAGGGGCTTAACGGTAGTTGATGCAGATAATCTGATCAAGGCAGGGGAAAGACCCAATATTATTATTCGGAATCAGCCCCGAGGACAAGTCACTGTTAAGGCAGTAAAAGTGCTAGTTCCTAAAATTCCCGTACCTAAAGCAGATGGCACTGTTAACATCATCACCGATCCTCGACTAGAGGAAACCTATTCCCGTGATTTCGCAGTCACCCTAGGCGCAAATGCCAAAATTACTAGCGATGGTGTGATTTTAGAAAGTGAGAAGGTAAAGGTGGGTACCCCAATTGAAATTGAAAGTGCCAAATATATCATGCGCGGCAGTGTGATGGCTGTACGTTACTAA
- a CDS encoding acyltransferase: MKRYLELDSLRGLAAFAVFVTHAFGLIWNTSIKIPILSFILDSISPIQILWNGSAAVDFFFVLSGFVLALPFLSQNKQVNYLDFLKRRCFRIYPTYWIAMLIAVFMRLFYEHGSLFGLSDWINDYWQDVLTTKEIIKQTILHIFLITPFLEPDTRLINPVIWTLSVELRISLIFPFCIMLMSTIDKKRVSVLYSLIMFTLSNIFSLLFPYFTYLPIFIIGGLTCLYKDQLLMFLEKYSKISFIKYYFLILGLYLYGSRYFLSYVNDYGQHIISAIGSCLLILISISTYKVSRFLLLSPLQFMGKISYSFYLIHLPVMIFVSSFVYPLTKSVLLCWMVSLIISIITAYLLGIMVEIPSQKLAKKLS; the protein is encoded by the coding sequence ATGAAAAGGTATTTAGAACTTGATAGTCTTAGAGGGTTAGCTGCATTTGCAGTATTTGTAACTCACGCATTTGGTTTAATTTGGAATACCTCAATTAAAATTCCCATTCTCAGCTTTATACTGGACTCAATCTCGCCCATTCAAATATTATGGAATGGTTCCGCAGCAGTAGATTTCTTTTTTGTACTTAGTGGATTTGTATTAGCTTTACCTTTTTTATCTCAGAACAAGCAAGTTAACTATCTGGATTTCTTGAAAAGGAGATGTTTTCGTATCTATCCTACATATTGGATTGCAATGTTAATCGCTGTATTTATGAGGTTATTCTATGAGCATGGTAGTTTATTCGGCTTGAGTGATTGGATTAATGATTATTGGCAAGATGTGCTTACTACAAAGGAAATTATTAAACAAACAATCTTACATATCTTCTTAATTACTCCATTTCTAGAACCTGATACAAGGTTAATAAATCCTGTGATTTGGACTCTAAGTGTGGAGCTTAGGATATCCCTAATCTTTCCATTTTGTATTATGTTAATGTCTACAATAGATAAAAAGAGAGTTAGTGTATTGTATAGTTTGATTATGTTTACCCTGTCTAATATATTTTCTCTATTATTTCCTTATTTTACCTATCTACCAATATTTATAATAGGCGGTCTTACATGTCTATATAAAGATCAATTATTAATGTTTTTAGAAAAATACTCAAAAATCAGTTTTATTAAATACTATTTTTTAATATTAGGATTATATTTGTATGGCTCAAGATATTTTTTAAGCTATGTCAATGACTATGGACAACATATCATATCAGCTATTGGTAGCTGCTTGTTAATACTGATCTCTATCTCAACTTATAAAGTATCAAGATTTTTATTGTTATCTCCTTTACAATTTATGGGAAAAATATCATATAGCTTTTATCTGATACATTTACCAGTTATGATTTTTGTATCATCTTTTGTATATCCCTTGACAAAATCAGTATTATTATGTTGGATGGTTTCCCTTATAATATCTATCATCACTGCTTATTTGCTAGGAATCATGGTTGAAATCCCCTCTCAAAAACTAGCTAAGAAGCTATCATAA
- a CDS encoding glycosyltransferase family 2 protein — protein MKVSDLPRISIITPSYNQGYFIEETICSVLNQNYPNLEYIIIDGGSSDNTVEVIKKYEKYLTYWVSESDRGQTHAINKGLALITGDIWSYLNSDDLLCPGSLQRIAEVFHDPQVNWVGGVSSIIQDNQDRVIGYIEPKNPSNIIDYLLPWSRNIQYLFPCSNVCFMRKEILEKCGFFDETYNYGMDIEYYIRSIFIGNFFPYFITDILGKWRWHSESKTMKLGLAFGFRSDEIKMANQYKEYLDLPNKQKLELEILVQEKWIVLRKAGFYKQEGYRNKAFIYLFKNLKTYPSLIWFRPWISAIGKLILGL, from the coding sequence ATGAAAGTTTCTGATTTACCTAGAATTAGCATAATTACTCCATCTTATAATCAAGGATATTTTATTGAGGAAACTATTTGCTCTGTCTTAAATCAAAACTATCCAAATCTTGAATACATCATTATTGATGGGGGTAGTTCAGATAATACAGTTGAAGTTATTAAAAAGTATGAAAAGTATTTAACTTATTGGGTAAGCGAGTCAGATCGCGGACAGACTCACGCAATTAATAAAGGATTAGCTCTAATTACAGGAGATATTTGGAGTTATCTTAATAGTGACGATTTGCTATGTCCAGGATCATTACAGCGAATCGCAGAGGTTTTCCACGATCCTCAAGTTAATTGGGTTGGTGGTGTTTCCAGTATTATCCAAGATAATCAAGATCGAGTAATAGGCTATATTGAACCTAAAAATCCTTCAAATATAATAGATTATTTATTACCTTGGAGTCGTAATATACAGTATCTTTTTCCCTGTTCTAATGTTTGTTTTATGCGAAAAGAAATATTAGAAAAATGTGGTTTTTTTGATGAAACTTATAACTACGGGATGGATATTGAATATTACATAAGAAGCATTTTCATAGGTAACTTTTTCCCATATTTCATTACTGATATCTTAGGAAAATGGCGATGGCATTCTGAAAGTAAAACAATGAAACTAGGATTAGCTTTTGGATTCAGATCTGATGAAATTAAAATGGCTAATCAATATAAAGAATATCTAGATTTGCCTAACAAACAAAAATTAGAACTGGAAATTCTTGTGCAAGAGAAATGGATAGTCCTTAGAAAAGCAGGTTTTTATAAACAAGAGGGATATAGGAATAAAGCATTCATTTACTTATTTAAAAATCTCAAAACCTATCCTTCACTAATCTGGTTTCGCCCTTGGATAAGTGCAATTGGAAAATTAATTTTGGGGTTGTAA
- a CDS encoding ABC transporter permease, translated as MVINKNTNNSNQQNTDLPELIIEAGRSEKQYWQDLWHYRELFYFLAWRDILVRYKQTAIGIAWALIRPFLTMVVFTVVFGKLAKLPSDGVPYPILVFSAMLPWQFFSNSLSECSNSLISNSNLLSKVYFPRLIVPTSAIVVSFVDFMISGMILLALMAWYNFVPSWQILTLPLFILIACAASMGAGLWLASLNVQYRDFRFIVPFIVQFGLYISPVGFSSKIVPENWRFIYSLNPMVGVIDGFRWAVLGGNFQIYLPSFLISIVIVILLLVSGIWYFRKMERTFADVI; from the coding sequence ATGGTAATAAATAAAAACACTAACAATAGCAATCAACAAAATACTGATTTGCCCGAACTAATCATTGAAGCAGGGCGGAGTGAAAAGCAATATTGGCAGGATTTGTGGCACTATCGTGAGTTATTTTACTTTCTTGCATGGAGAGATATACTAGTCCGCTATAAACAAACAGCTATCGGAATTGCTTGGGCTTTAATTCGACCATTTTTAACAATGGTAGTATTTACAGTGGTCTTTGGAAAGCTAGCTAAATTGCCTTCAGATGGTGTGCCATATCCTATTTTGGTATTTTCAGCGATGTTACCTTGGCAGTTTTTCTCTAATTCCTTGTCGGAGTGTAGCAATAGTCTAATTAGTAACTCCAATTTATTATCTAAGGTCTATTTCCCTCGACTAATTGTGCCAACAAGTGCCATCGTAGTCAGCTTTGTCGATTTTATGATTTCGGGAATGATATTACTAGCGCTAATGGCTTGGTATAACTTCGTTCCTAGTTGGCAGATTTTAACCTTACCATTGTTTATTCTTATCGCTTGCGCCGCATCTATGGGTGCAGGTTTATGGCTAGCGTCATTGAATGTTCAATATAGAGATTTTCGATTTATTGTTCCCTTTATTGTTCAGTTTGGTTTGTATATTTCTCCTGTGGGCTTTAGTAGTAAGATTGTTCCTGAAAACTGGCGATTTATCTATTCATTAAATCCAATGGTAGGTGTAATTGACGGGTTTCGATGGGCGGTTTTAGGTGGAAATTTTCAAATATATTTACCAAGTTTTTTAATATCAATTGTAATAGTGATTTTATTGCTAGTTAGTGGTATTTGGTATTTTCGAAAAATGGAACGGACTTTTGCTGACGTGATTTAG
- the sufB gene encoding Fe-S cluster assembly protein SufB, whose translation MTATVQALVNQPYKYGFVTPIESDTIPRGLSEEVVRMISAKKNEPEFMLEFRLRAYRQWLKMTEPKWANVDFPKINYQDIVYYSAPKQSKKKLSLDEVDPELLDTFEKLGIPISEQKRLSNVAVDAIFDSVSIATTFRKDLAKVGVIFCSISEALHDYPELVKKYMGSVVPIADNYYAALNSAVFTDGSFCYIPKGVRCPMDLSTYFRINNGDSGQFERTLIVAEEGSYVSYLEGCTAPAFDTNQLHAAVVELVAMDNAEIKYSTVQNWYAGDKEGKGGIYNFVTKRGLCQGVNSKISWTQVETGSSITWKYPSCVLVGDNSVGEFYSVALTNNKQQADTGTKMVHIGKNTRSKIISKGISAGKSQNSYRGLVKVSPKAVGARNYSQCDSMLIGSDSQANTFPYIEVQNSTAKVEHEASTSKIGEEQLFYFAQRGIAPEDAVSMIISGFCKDVFNALPMEFAVEADKLLALKLEGSVG comes from the coding sequence ATGACCGCAACGGTACAGGCATTAGTTAACCAACCTTATAAGTATGGATTTGTTACCCCCATTGAGTCAGACACTATTCCTAGGGGATTAAGTGAAGAAGTAGTTAGGATGATTTCCGCTAAAAAAAATGAGCCGGAATTCATGCTGGAGTTTCGATTAAGGGCATACCGTCAGTGGTTAAAAATGACTGAGCCTAAATGGGCAAATGTGGATTTTCCCAAGATTAATTACCAAGATATTGTTTACTATTCTGCCCCTAAGCAATCCAAGAAAAAATTAAGCCTTGATGAAGTTGATCCTGAACTCCTAGATACCTTTGAAAAGCTAGGTATTCCCATTTCAGAGCAGAAAAGGCTCTCTAATGTAGCTGTGGATGCAATTTTTGATAGTGTTTCCATTGCTACTACTTTCAGAAAAGATTTAGCAAAGGTAGGAGTGATTTTCTGCTCGATCTCTGAAGCACTGCATGATTATCCGGAGTTAGTTAAAAAGTACATGGGGAGTGTGGTTCCCATTGCCGATAATTACTACGCCGCCTTAAATTCCGCCGTATTTACCGATGGATCATTTTGCTATATTCCTAAAGGTGTGCGCTGTCCCATGGATTTGTCCACCTATTTCCGCATTAATAATGGTGATTCAGGACAGTTTGAACGTACCCTAATTGTGGCAGAGGAAGGTAGTTATGTTAGCTATTTGGAAGGTTGTACAGCCCCCGCCTTTGATACGAATCAACTTCATGCCGCCGTCGTTGAACTGGTAGCTATGGATAATGCCGAAATTAAATATTCTACAGTCCAAAACTGGTATGCAGGGGACAAGGAAGGTAAGGGTGGAATTTATAACTTTGTAACCAAGCGAGGTTTATGTCAAGGCGTAAATTCTAAAATTTCTTGGACTCAGGTGGAAACTGGCTCATCTATTACTTGGAAATATCCTAGTTGTGTCTTAGTTGGTGACAACTCTGTAGGTGAGTTTTACTCTGTGGCATTAACTAATAATAAGCAACAGGCAGACACTGGCACAAAAATGGTGCATATCGGTAAAAATACCCGTAGTAAAATTATTTCTAAGGGAATTTCGGCAGGCAAGTCGCAAAATAGCTACCGTGGTTTAGTCAAAGTTAGTCCCAAGGCAGTAGGAGCTAGAAATTACTCTCAGTGTGACTCCATGTTAATTGGTAGTGACTCACAAGCAAATACTTTCCCCTATATTGAAGTTCAAAATAGTACTGCTAAAGTTGAACATGAAGCTTCTACCTCGAAAATTGGCGAAGAACAACTGTTTTACTTTGCCCAACGGGGAATTGCGCCTGAGGATGCCGTATCCATGATTATTAGTGGCTTCTGCAAAGATGTATTTAATGCTCTACCGATGGAATTTGCCGTAGAAGCAGATAAGTTATTGGCTCTTAAACTTGAAGGTAGTGTTGGATAG
- a CDS encoding glycosyltransferase: MTFSTHISVIICTHNPRPNYLSRVLQALDSQTLSKESWELLLIDNASEKILSKEIDISWHPNSRHIREEQLGLTPARLKGIKESVAEVLVFVDDDNILDTDYLEAALKISKDYPFIGAWGGKIRPEFEEVPPDWTKPYWPLLALRNFDKDQWSNLIHQNNTTPCGAGLCVRKIVAEKYVDLVSQDSRRANLDRRGNLLTSCGDTDLAFTACDIGLGTGQFISLGLTHLIPANRVQEEYLLKLVQGIAYSGTILAALWGKYPNQACRSQKIFQSYTRLRMPSRNRHFYDASEEGKNLALKEIAKW; encoded by the coding sequence ATGACTTTTTCAACTCATATAAGCGTTATTATTTGTACTCACAACCCTCGACCAAATTATCTAAGCCGTGTGTTACAGGCGCTTGACTCTCAAACCTTATCTAAAGAATCGTGGGAGTTATTATTAATTGATAATGCCAGTGAAAAGATACTTTCAAAAGAAATTGATATAAGTTGGCATCCCAACTCTCGTCATATTCGAGAGGAACAATTAGGTTTAACTCCTGCAAGATTAAAAGGGATAAAAGAATCAGTAGCTGAAGTTCTGGTATTTGTGGACGATGATAATATTTTAGATACAGATTACCTAGAAGCTGCCTTAAAAATAAGTAAAGATTATCCCTTTATTGGGGCATGGGGTGGGAAAATTAGACCTGAATTTGAGGAAGTACCTCCAGATTGGACAAAACCCTACTGGCCACTATTGGCACTTAGAAATTTTGATAAGGATCAGTGGTCAAACCTGATTCACCAAAATAATACAACTCCCTGTGGAGCAGGGTTGTGTGTGCGTAAAATTGTGGCTGAGAAATATGTGGATTTAGTAAGTCAAGATAGTAGAAGAGCTAATCTTGATCGTAGAGGCAATTTATTAACATCTTGTGGTGATACAGATTTAGCTTTTACTGCTTGTGATATTGGTTTGGGTACGGGACAGTTCATATCTTTGGGATTAACTCATTTAATTCCAGCAAATCGCGTTCAAGAGGAGTATTTACTCAAACTCGTTCAAGGAATCGCTTATTCAGGGACTATTTTGGCAGCACTATGGGGAAAATACCCAAATCAAGCATGCAGAAGTCAAAAAATATTTCAAAGTTATACGCGCTTGCGAATGCCATCCCGAAATAGACATTTTTATGATGCATCAGAAGAAGGTAAGAACTTAGCTTTAAAAGAAATTGCCAAGTGGTGA
- a CDS encoding glycosyltransferase → MMPDYRVINPYQELLAKALENHGVNVSIPLGYLRVFPIFRAIKSSGENISILHLHWLSPYLKGQNTLTKITYAVKFVIDILITKLAGVRLVWTIHNYLSHDSKFPNIERFTQQVLIKLVDKAIFHSSSALQDFTKIYKFDISKAEVIPHGHYRGVYSSKIDQTEARKFLELPLSGRIFLNLGVLRPYKGIESLLQVWQENGEFSKENTLLIAGKALDQEYLQKLTKLAASMNGVIIRPSFVEDSRIHLFYSAADVAVLPFEKILTSGSLILAMSYDKSIIAPRSGSIVETLGAANWLLYECQDNQGLVKSLKASNEIDLNQLSDLVRNECDKLSWDDIGIKTKQLYNKLLIVS, encoded by the coding sequence ATGATGCCAGATTACAGGGTCATTAATCCCTATCAAGAACTTTTGGCTAAGGCATTAGAAAATCATGGAGTGAATGTATCAATTCCACTTGGTTATCTTAGGGTATTCCCTATTTTTAGGGCTATCAAGTCTAGCGGAGAGAATATTAGCATTCTCCATCTACATTGGTTAAGCCCTTATCTGAAGGGACAGAATACGCTAACAAAGATAACTTATGCTGTTAAGTTTGTAATTGATATTCTAATTACTAAATTAGCAGGGGTAAGACTAGTCTGGACAATTCATAATTATTTATCCCATGATTCTAAGTTTCCAAATATTGAGAGATTTACTCAACAAGTTTTAATCAAGTTGGTGGATAAAGCTATTTTCCATAGTTCTTCAGCCCTTCAGGATTTTACAAAAATTTATAAGTTTGATATTTCAAAAGCTGAAGTTATACCTCATGGACACTACAGAGGGGTTTATAGTAGCAAAATTGACCAAACAGAAGCCAGAAAATTTTTAGAACTCCCACTATCTGGGCGGATTTTCCTAAACTTGGGAGTGTTGCGACCCTATAAAGGTATTGAAAGCCTTTTACAAGTCTGGCAAGAAAACGGTGAATTTTCAAAAGAAAATACCCTTTTGATTGCGGGGAAAGCATTAGATCAAGAATATTTACAAAAATTGACCAAATTGGCTGCTTCTATGAATGGAGTTATTATTCGCCCCAGTTTTGTAGAAGATAGTAGAATACATCTTTTTTATAGTGCTGCTGATGTGGCGGTATTGCCATTTGAGAAGATTTTAACATCTGGCAGTCTGATTTTAGCGATGTCTTATGATAAATCGATCATAGCTCCTCGTAGTGGTAGCATAGTTGAAACTTTAGGTGCAGCAAATTGGCTACTTTATGAATGCCAAGATAATCAAGGATTAGTTAAATCATTAAAAGCAAGTAATGAAATTGATTTGAATCAATTAAGCGATTTGGTGAGAAATGAATGCGATAAATTATCATGGGATGATATTGGTATCAAAACTAAGCAGCTTTATAACAAATTATTGATAGTTTCTTAA
- a CDS encoding polysaccharide ABC transporter ATP-binding protein encodes MTDTVIRVENLSKKYILGHQRQERHTALRDVITDKMRSLGQIFNHNGSQEDTTHEEFWALKDVSFEIKQGDRVGIIGRNGAGKSTLLKILSRITEPTKGLINIKGRIASLLEVGTGFHPELTGRENIYLNGAILGMGKLEIQRKFDEIVAFSEVEKFLDTPVKRYSSGMYVRLAFSVAAHLEPEILIVDEVLAVGDAQFQKKCLGKMEDVSQEEGKTVLFVSHNMDAIQRLCPQCVMLERGQLKSQGNTNSIILNYMSNNFIKALPNVWIDVSQVSRKAGTGKAKFVNIKYSSLNETVAFQPYSNGTLEFLLEIKSDSVAKVGSIAVTIYDKFGNKLVNPDSISIGEVATLQKGKNVVKISIKKLYLNPGVYVVGFWLADPLNSVVFDFSDSAFEIEVINIQNKGLGISPSSDGLVTCDVEFMQMNDFIR; translated from the coding sequence ATGACTGATACTGTGATCCGTGTTGAAAACCTATCAAAAAAATACATCCTTGGTCATCAACGGCAGGAACGCCATACAGCTTTACGGGATGTAATTACTGATAAGATGAGATCGCTGGGTCAAATATTTAATCATAATGGCAGCCAAGAGGATACTACCCATGAAGAGTTCTGGGCTCTTAAGGATGTATCCTTTGAAATTAAACAGGGAGATAGAGTTGGGATTATTGGTCGTAACGGGGCTGGCAAATCAACGCTCTTAAAGATACTTAGCAGAATTACAGAACCAACCAAAGGACTTATTAATATTAAAGGTCGAATTGCGAGTTTACTGGAAGTAGGTACAGGATTTCACCCAGAATTAACAGGCAGAGAGAATATTTATCTGAACGGGGCAATCCTAGGCATGGGTAAATTAGAGATTCAACGAAAGTTTGATGAAATTGTGGCATTTTCTGAGGTCGAAAAATTTTTAGATACCCCAGTCAAGCGATATTCTTCAGGGATGTATGTGAGACTGGCATTTTCAGTAGCAGCACATTTAGAACCAGAGATTTTAATTGTGGATGAAGTTTTAGCTGTTGGGGATGCTCAGTTTCAGAAGAAGTGTTTGGGGAAAATGGAAGACGTTTCTCAAGAAGAAGGTAAAACAGTTTTATTCGTAAGTCATAACATGGATGCAATCCAAAGATTATGTCCTCAATGTGTAATGCTAGAACGTGGACAACTAAAGTCTCAAGGAAATACAAACAGTATTATCTTAAATTATATGTCTAATAATTTTATCAAAGCACTACCTAATGTATGGATTGATGTATCGCAAGTCAGTCGAAAAGCTGGAACAGGAAAAGCTAAGTTTGTAAACATTAAATATAGTAGTCTTAATGAAACTGTTGCATTTCAACCATACTCAAATGGAACCCTAGAATTTTTATTAGAAATTAAGTCAGATTCAGTTGCAAAAGTTGGGAGCATTGCTGTAACAATTTATGACAAATTTGGTAATAAGTTAGTTAATCCTGACTCTATTTCAATTGGTGAAGTTGCAACTCTTCAAAAGGGAAAAAATGTTGTCAAAATAAGCATTAAAAAACTATATCTAAATCCAGGAGTTTATGTTGTTGGGTTTTGGCTCGCCGATCCTTTAAATAGTGTTGTCTTTGATTTTTCCGATTCAGCATTTGAAATTGAGGTTATAAATATTCAAAATAAAGGATTAGGCATTAGTCCAAGCTCTGATGGTTTGGTGACATGTGACGTAGAGTTTATGCAAATGAACGATTTCATAAGATAA
- a CDS encoding Gfo/Idh/MocA family protein, which produces MINIGIVGCGYVSDLYAKNSRSYSNLRIKGAFDLNPLNRERFCQYHGVTPHQTMESLLEDQSIQLILNLTNPRSHYAVSKSCLDAGKHVYTEKPVDIDISQAKNLVNYANTKGLRIGCAPCNLLGNTVQTVWKAVNEGQIGKVRLIYANYDDGMIAPQMRPWEWHNSFGVPWPAKDEFEVGCTYEHAAYFLSCLNAIFGPARCVTSFSSCQIPDKGIVVESMAPDFSVGCIEYDDGVVARVTCGLVAPQDKSLLIVGDDGYLFVRYLRNDTEPVFLRRNTIPVNVKRVENMVNRIRSKLKNFEQFIPWPIDEFQIYERLPFALPQSIVQASVDKRVDFMLGPNEMANAILEGRNHRLSGDFGIHLLEQIEALQHPERFNYKRKIETTFLPIEPLP; this is translated from the coding sequence ATGATAAATATTGGAATAGTTGGTTGTGGCTATGTATCTGATTTATATGCAAAAAACTCAAGATCATATTCAAATCTGAGGATTAAAGGGGCATTTGACTTAAATCCACTGAACCGAGAACGCTTCTGTCAATACCATGGAGTTACCCCTCACCAAACGATGGAATCATTATTAGAGGATCAATCGATTCAATTAATATTAAATTTAACTAACCCTCGTAGTCACTATGCAGTGTCTAAATCCTGCCTAGATGCTGGTAAGCATGTATATACAGAAAAACCTGTTGATATAGATATTTCCCAAGCAAAAAACCTAGTGAACTACGCAAACACGAAGGGTTTACGGATTGGTTGCGCTCCTTGTAACCTGCTTGGGAATACTGTTCAGACCGTATGGAAAGCTGTGAACGAAGGACAGATCGGTAAAGTACGCCTGATATATGCTAACTATGATGACGGCATGATTGCCCCTCAGATGCGTCCGTGGGAGTGGCACAATAGCTTCGGAGTACCATGGCCTGCTAAAGATGAGTTTGAAGTAGGCTGTACCTATGAGCATGCAGCTTATTTCTTATCTTGTCTTAATGCCATATTTGGTCCAGCTCGCTGTGTAACTTCTTTTTCCTCTTGCCAAATTCCTGATAAGGGCATAGTTGTTGAGTCAATGGCACCAGATTTTAGTGTTGGCTGTATTGAATATGATGATGGCGTTGTGGCAAGGGTAACCTGTGGTCTAGTTGCTCCGCAAGATAAGTCATTATTGATTGTGGGTGATGACGGTTATCTTTTTGTTCGTTACCTTCGCAATGATACAGAACCAGTTTTTTTACGTAGAAATACTATTCCTGTAAATGTGAAGCGTGTTGAGAATATGGTTAATCGGATTCGCTCTAAACTAAAAAATTTTGAGCAATTTATCCCTTGGCCCATTGATGAGTTTCAGATATATGAAAGACTGCCTTTTGCATTACCGCAGTCAATCGTTCAAGCATCTGTAGATAAACGTGTAGACTTTATGCTTGGACCCAATGAGATGGCTAATGCAATTCTAGAAGGAAGAAATCATAGGTTGTCAGGAGATTTTGGCATTCATTTACTAGAGCAAATTGAGGCTTTGCAGCATCCAGAACGCTTCAACTACAAGCGCAAAATTGAGACAACTTTTTTACCCATAGAACCCTTACCATAG